A genomic stretch from Strongyloides ratti genome assembly S_ratti_ED321, chromosome : 1 includes:
- a CDS encoding Protein muscleblind, whose product MVTLGTSPASTAGGALQNPMASQAATAINSNQLVNQLMNVKDSRWLQLEVCREFQRGQCSRSDLECKFAHPPPHVDIQNGRVTACYDSIKGRCTRENPKCKYLHPPHHLKDQLLVNGKHNLALKNLICSQLAHGAPPGIPIAPLGQFGQIGLPQSTQPSLVQPLPYQYYAGLTTLYPPIIQPQHDPYAAQNSVNAAQIAAIIRATQNQGTSTNVPGTSAGISPLVTNFINQQQSAQQAYAAVVAQQVALAATLGNVSPGTVTSSTGSRKRQRDEGSQSESPLGTGLDQVSNHQNQLLMTAMAAANANNNGIPCKRPNIENKNCTGGTGTTPTAPQTANVIFPQQPHQAFNPYLLQHSIPGYVPAVSFSVAGPIPPRY is encoded by the exons ATGGTAACTCTTGGAACATCACCTGCCTCTACAGCTGGAGGAGCTTTGCAAAATCCTATGGCTTCACAAGCTGCTACTGCTATTAACTCTAATCAGCTTGTAAATCAACTAATGAATGTTAAAGATTCTAGATGGCTTCAATTAGAAGTATGTAGAGAATTTCAAAGAGGACAATGTAGCAGAAGTGATCTAGAATGTAAATTTGCTCATCCACCACCACATGTCGATATACAAAATGGAAGAGTTACTGCCTGTTATGATTCAATAAAA ggACGTTGTACAAGAGAAAACCccaaatgtaaatatttgcATCCACCACATCATTTGAAGGATCAACTATTGGTAAATGGGAAACATAATCTTGCTTTAAAGAATCTCATATGTTCTCAATTAGCTCATGGAGCTCCACCAGGAATTCCAATAGCTCCTCTTGGTCAATTTGGTCAAATTGGTCTTCCACAATCAACACAACCATCATTAGTTCAACCACTTCCCTATCAATATTATGCGGGTTTAACGACACTGTATCCACCGATAATTCAACCACAACATGATCCTTATGCAGCACAAAat tCTGTGAATGCTGCTCAAATTGCTGCTATTATTCGTGCTACACAAAATCAAGGAACTAGTACAAATGTACCAGGAACCAGTGCAGGTATCTCTCCATTagtaacaaattttataaatcaacAACAATCAGCACAACAGGCATATGCTGCAGTTGTTGCTCAACAAGTTGCACTAGCAGCAACTTTAGGTAATGTATCACCAGGTACTGTTACATCAAGTACAGGATCCAGAAAAAGGCAAAGAGATGAAGGGTCACAAAGTGAAAGTCCACTAGGAACAGGATTAGATCAAGTATCTAATCATCAAAATCAGTTGCTTATGACTGCTATGGCCGCTGCG aaTGCTAATAATAATGGAATACCATGTAAACGTccaaatattgaaaataaaaattgtacaGGAGGAACTGGAACAACACCAACAGCACCACAAACAGCTAATGTAATTTTTCCACAACAGCCTCATCAAGCTTTTAACCCATACTTGTTGCAACATTCTATTCCCGGATATGTTCCAGCAGTGTCAT tCTCTGTAGCTGGTCCAATACCACCCCGTTATTGA
- a CDS encoding Sialin, with amino-acid sequence MKKKSQNSFINFKRRRFQVTILLMIGICAISYTRTNIGITMTCMVNSTAITYIDNNNILKKTIINTNIPDKCKNTNYLNSTKSSVTDYGGTFIWNQQIQNLIFSGTFWGSLITVLPAGFLADRTSPKNLLFYAAISYSICSATFPYLAKHFGYIPVIISRFIMGLGEGCLPPAFNSIIANWIPTSEKAIALSIVTTGIQISGTIGNPISAYLCASPLKWDSVFYLCSITLLLWSLFWSIFVQNRYNKAKWLSENEKEYLDNNMNIQKSNKIRKQFSIPWIDMVTSLPFLSVMSCKIVANIFTVFITMYLPTFFKETLYLNIIDNGFYSSLPFVAQGFVKISWSMFVGKLQKDGKLNSTQTVKLSQFISGIIVLLGLSILPFVIDCTKPYQALLFVILTSSGFGISASGFLTSHIIIAPAMIGVITGISTIAAIFGRISTPWIIYFLKITGTPKDWNLISWIIGSLWFLTSLFFTIFGSGEPQKWGNFEDTNNNDNYVTVALNEIEEEEGDGISYKEREREIQTKKNFIENLNFKIDFKKKYNEIERWKENYGPVLKEI; translated from the exons atgaagaaaaaatcacaaaatt cttttattaattttaaaagacgGCGTTTTCAAGTAACAATTCTTTTAATGATTGGAATTTGTGCTATCTCATATACAAGAACAAATATTGGTATAACAATGACATGTATGGTTAATTCAACTGCAATCACATATATtgacaataataatattcttaaaaaaacaataataaatactaatattccagataaatgtaaaaatacaaattacTTAAATTCAACAAAATCATCAGTTACTGATTATGGTGGTACTTTTATATGGAATCAacaaatacaaaatttaatattttctggTACATTTTGGGGATCATTAATAACAGTTTTACCGGCTGGTTTTCTTGCTGATAGAACATcaccaaaaaatttattattttatgctGCTATATCATATTCTATTTGTAGTGCAACATTTCCATATTTAGCGAAACATTTTGGTTATATTCCTGTTATAATTTCACGTTTTATTATGGGACTTGGTGAAGGATGCCTACCACCAGCATTTAATAGTATTATAGCTAATTGGATACCAACATCTGAAAAAGCAATAGCATTATCTATTGTAACAACTGGTATACAAATATCAGGAACAATTGGTAATCCAATATCAGCATACCTTTGTGCATCCCCATTAAAATGGGATTcagtattttatttatgttcaataacattattattatggtCATTATTTTGGAGTATATTTGTTCAAAATCGTTATAATAAAGCTAAATGGTTAagtgaaaatgaaaaagaatatcttgataataatatgaatatacaaaaaagtaataaaataagaaaacaATTTTCAATACCATGGATAGATATGGTAACATCATTACCATTTCTTTCTGTAATGTCATGTAAAATTGTtgcaaatatatttactGTTTTTATTACAATGTACCTaccaacattttttaaagaaacattatatcttaatattattgataatggATTTTATAGTAGTTTACCATTTGTTGCTCAAggttttgttaaaatatcatGGAGTATGTTTGTTGGTAAATTACAAAAAGATGGAAAACTTAATTCAACACAAACTGTTAAATTAAGTCAATTTATTAGTGGTATTATTGTATTACTTGGTTTATCAATATTACCTTTTGTAATTGATTGTACCAAACCATATCAAGCATtactttttgttatattaacaTCATCAGGTTTTGGTATTAGTGCTAGTGGATTTTTAACTAGTCATATTATTATAGCTCCAGCAATGATTGGTGTTATAACAGGAATATCAACAATTGCTGCTATCTTTGGAAGAATCTCAACACCAtggataatatattttttgaaaataactGGTACACCAAAAGATTGGAATCTTATTTCATGGATTATTGGTTCTTTATGGTTTTTAAcatcacttttttttacaatatttggATCTGGTGAACCTCAAAAATGGGGTAATTTTGAGGATAccaataataatgataattatgTTACTGTTGctttaaatgaaattgaagaagaagaaggt gATGGAATAAG tTATAAGGAGAGAGAGAGAGAGatacaaacaaaaaaaaatttcatagaaaatttaaactttaaaattgattttaaaaaaaaatataatg AAATTGAGAGATGGAAGGAAAATTATGGACCTGTTTTGAAAGaaatttga
- a CDS encoding Dally-like, which yields MKTTSFDLYSVPSLPEEVKNLTICTGKRKSCCTTFIEDQMKVVVKQRIENKLQDQIFMLRDFFERHLLSFKQQLREQIFNNKEQLNQMFIKTYGPFYKSNIKVFDELYTELDNYLYANTVKPIPVIVDNFFEQSYLIIFELLNPLRKITNNEQKECLLIMKNELKPFLSFPKRITGQLSKSFTVWRSFFEVIENIVTQLHSLLHTSIPEECINKLVEMEYCQICTFNQINLPGSKPCFSYCSNVLKGCLAEYAEIDTQWNILIDSLLQLFTKLKDVSNPVTTLAPLPAQISESFMVYQERGAELSNRIILNCFDNYEFYNIGRNKRGMSNLNDFNGIELKLRNNKNLKKRRDNDVVTRMIETFSDQLKRMKNFWRTLSESLCDDKISSKDDQFCWNGHEITPRYRYKVIPHGIKKQKYNPEFLSQRLYLTLSKDTYLDQRIKFITLSNTLNRIYYNAKSDENIIEGSGNKKEKILNSIDDDDEDDDNDPYEGSAMEIENEILNDIRYLTMDHVKSAEQILQNQNSSSKILVFYHLFGLYILSFFLFH from the exons ATGAAAACAACATCATTTGACTTATATTCAGTACCATCATTACCAGAAgaggtaaaaaatttaacaatatgtACTGGTAAACGAAAATCATGTTGTACAACATTTATTGAAGATCAAATGAAAGTAGTAGTTAAACAAAGAATAGAAAATAAACTTCAAGACCAAATCTTTATGTTACGAGATTTTTTTGAGCGGCATCTTCTAAGTTTTAAAC aacaATTAAGagaacaaatttttaataataaagaacAATTAAACCAGATGTTTATCAAAACTTATGGAcctttttataaatcaaatataaag gTATTTGATGAGTTGTATACAGAACTTGATAATTATCTTTATGCAAATACCGTCAAACCAATACCTGTTATTGtggataatttttttgaacaaTCTTATCTTATTATCtttgaattattaaatcctttaagaaaaattactaataatgaacaaaaagaatgtttacttataatgaaaaatgaaTTGAAACCATTTTTAAGTTTTCCTAAAAGAATAACTGGTCAGTTAAGTAAATCATTTACTGTATGGCGGAGTTTTTTTGaagttattgaaaatattgttaCACAGTTACATTCACTTCTTCAT ACATCTATTCCAGAAGAGTGTATTAATAAACTTGTTGAAATGGAATATTGCCAAATTTGTACATTTAATCAAATTAATTTACCTGGAAGCAAACCATGTTTTAGTTATTGTTCAAACGTTTTGAAAGGTTGCCTAGCGGAGTATGCCGAAATTGACACTCAATGGAATATCTTAATAg attctttattacaattatttacAAAGTTAAAAGATGTCTCAAATCCAGTGACAACACTTGCACCATTACCAGCTCAAATATCAGAAAGTTTTATGGTTTACCAGGAAAGGGGAGCAGAACTATCAAATAGAATcatattaaattgttttgataattatgaattttataatattggtAGAAATAAAAGAGGAATGagtaatttaaatgattttaatggaattgaattaaaattgaggaataataaaaatttaaaaaagcgAAGAGATAATGATGTTGTGACAAGGATGATTGAAACATTTAGTGatcaattaaaaagaatgaaaaatttttggaGAACATTATCAGAATCATTGTGTgatgataaaatatcaagTAAAGATGATCAATTTTGTTGGAATGGTCATGAAATTACTCCTAGATATAGATATAAAGTTATACCACATggtattaaaaaacaaaaatataatcctgaatttttatcacaaagattatatttaacattatcaAAAGATACATATTTAGATCaaagaattaaatttattactttatcaaatacattaaatagaatatattataatgcTAAAAgtgatgaaaatattattgaaggtagtggtaataaaaaagaaaaaattttaaatagtattgatgatgatgatgaagaCGATGATAATGACCCATATGAAGGTTCAGCAATGGaaattgaaaatgaaattttaaatgatattagGTATTTAACAATGGATCATGTAAAGTCAGCAGaacaaattttacaaaatcaAAATTCTTCCTCAAAAATACTagtattttatcatttatttggtttatatattctatcattttttttattccacTAG
- a CDS encoding Band 7 protein family and Stomatin family-containing protein: MSQRNGSDCLKNRSNVEYSLINLGTTIPISLMSGAQRRKKFMHRNTHFIDSVDSNNDNEASLRSSLKSPPLIQEDNRFLKVPQDESFEEIVNSDTLEKIPIRARSQSWLIRTRHLYDDTGATKTPILSMMLYVLSIFFLICTFPWSLPFCVKVCREYERAVIFRLGRLLGSGTKGPGLYFIIPCLDTYKVVDLRVLSFDVPPQEILSRDSVTVSVEAVIYFRVQNPVISVTNVNDAQFSTKLLAQTTLRNVLGTKTLSEILQERDNIASVTEKVLDEGTDPWGVKVQRVEIKDIRLPHQLMRSMATEAEAARRANARMVQCQGEKIASTALKDAADIMCSNQTTVYLRYLQTLGHIANQNNETIVIPFPVEVMQHFLKKFGYRSCFSNDGKKNSSNKNGKDYVLDMTPIVIPKDVSPVNLIEKLEGKKSL, from the exons atgtCTCAGAGAAATGGATCTGATTGCCTTAAAAATAGGAGTAATGTTGAATATTCATTAATTAATCTTGGAACAACTATTCCTATTTCTTTGATGAGTGGAGCACAAAGaaggaaaaaatttatgcATCGGAATACTCATTTTATTGATTCTGTTGATtctaataatgataatgaagCTTCTTTACGGTCATCTCTTAAATCACCACCATTAATACAGGAAGAtaatagatttttaaaagtacCTCAAGATGAAAGTTTTGAGGAGATTGTAAATAGT GATACATTAGAAAAGATACCAATTCGTGCAAGAAGTCAATCATGGTTAATAAGGACGAGACATTTATATGATGATACTGGTGCCACAAAAACACCTATACTTTCAATGATGTTATATGTactttcaatattttttcttatctgTACATTTCCATGGTCTTTACCTTTTTGTGTCAAAGTTTGTAG aGAATATGAAAGAGCTGTTATATTTCGATTAGGACGTTTATTAGGATCTGGTACAAAAGGTCCaggtttatattttattatacctTGCCTTGATACATATAAAGTG gtTGATTTAAGAGTATTGTCATTTGATGTACCACCACAAGAAATTTTATCTCGTGATTCTGTAACAGTATCAGTTGAAGCAGTCATATATTTTCGTGTACAAAATCCTGTTATATCAGTAACAAATGTAAATGATGCACAATTTTCAACAAAACTTTTAGCTCAAACAACTTTACGTAATGTTCTTGGTACTAAAACATTATCAGAAATACTTCAAGAACGTGATAATATAGCTAGTGTTACAGAAAAAGTATTAGATGAAGGTACTGATCCATGGGGTGTTAAGGTACAACGTGTTGAAATTAAAGATATTCGTCTTCCTCATCAATTGATGAGAAGTATGGCAACAGAAGCTGAAGCTGCTAGAAGAGCAAATGCTAGAATGGTTCAATGTCAAGGTGAAAAAATTGCTTCAACTGCATTAAAAGATGCTGCTGATATAATGTGTAGTAATCAAACAACAGTATATTTAAGGTATCTACAAACATTAGGTCATATAGcaaatcaaaataatgaaaCAATAGTTATACCATTTCCTGTTGAAGTTAtgcaacattttttaaaaaaatttggttATAGAAGTTGTTTTAGTAatgatggtaaaaaaaattcatcaaataaaaatggtaAAGATTATGTATTAGATATGACACCTATAGTTATACCAAAAGATGTTTCACCagtaaatttaattgaaaaattagaaggaaaaaaaagtttataa
- a CDS encoding N-acetyllactosaminide beta-1,3-N-acetylglucosaminyltransferase: protein MVDTSKIHGHGNEKGKKNNGKHKKNRLFGKTSPTNTNDLTFDKEKINAKKRKKMKGILILKTANEFEGNSTLTPVHKICHKSKSLDLVVTREKNNENSETNKSSKKKRKNNKGGNKEEYSDKDDKVHDAVDNDGNPKYARLIDFNDEELLNSDKVEEKSRNKSKSTTSKKATQEKSDSYIKHNKDLIYYSPIKGNVKNIKNTITLGLHIRSTENEKKYRKQIEEWKGPVILSVFMESKDIKSNSSYCAYCRINSITKSKKKIWAYFIYSTEMSNTTQSELKGYLKDFNCNEWDKLIEVCNPSSTSLGIKIKEAINYPINAMRNIIYKETKSNYVVLSESDQYFSYNFYDKVLKIAKKKLTKKSKNALIFRSFEINHSTNYVIKNKKQLNELINNGHASEFEQINISIDDKTLKLEEWLKSPEKKEPSIQYEQPYNNGYWEPQIITRKDIPLYEETFPYPLDVTTEHRREMCRAGYHFLILNDVFAYHQMDERTSENILFVASVVQGARIDLVKAQSMFYKKLNNLYPETKDKCFV, encoded by the exons ATGGTAGATACTTCAAAAATACATGGACATGGAAATGAAAAAGGTAAGAAAAATAATggaaaacataaaaaaaatagattattTGGCAAAACATCACCTACAAATACAAATGATTTAACatttgataaagaaaaaataaatgctaaaaaaagaaaaaaaatgaaaggaattttaattttaaaaacagcTAATGAATTTGAAGGAAATTCAACTTTAACTCCAGTTCATAAGATATGTCACAAAAGTAAATCATTAGATTTAGTTGTTACtagagaaaaaaataatgaaaatagtGAAACTAATAAATcttcaaagaaaaaaagaaaaaataataaaggaGGTAATAAAGAAGAGTATTCTGATAAAGATGACAAAGTTCATGATGCTGTTGATAATGATGGAAATCCAAAATATGCCAGATTAATTGATTTTAATGATGAAGAGTTACTTAATAGTGATAAAGTTGAGGAAAAAAGTAGGAATAAATCAAAATCAACAACCAGTAAAAAAGCAACACAAGAAAAAA gtgatagttatattaaacataataaagatttaatttattattcacCTATTAAAggtaatgtaaaaaatataaaaaatacaataacaTTAGGTCTACATATACGATCAacagaaaatgaaaaaaaatatagaaaacaAATTGAAGAATGGAAAGGTCCTGTAATTTTAAGTGTTTTTATGGAatcaaaagatataaaatctAATTCTTCATATTGTGCCTATTGTAGAATAAATTCAATTAccaaatctaaaaaaaaaatatgggcatattttatttatagtacTGAGATGAGTAATACTACTCAGTCAGAATTAAAAggatatttaaaagatttcaACTGTAATGAATGggataaattaattgaagTATGTAATCCATCATCAACATCATTaggaataaaaattaaagaagcAATTAACTATCCTATTAATGCTAtgagaaatattatatataaagaaacaAAGTCTAATTATGTTGTACTTTCAGAATCAGATCaatattttagttataatttttatgataaagttttaaaaatagctaaaaaaaaattaacaaaaaagaGTAAAAATGCATTAATTTTTAGATCTTTTGAAATTAATCATTCAACCAACtatgtaattaaaaataaaaagcaattaaatgaattaattaataatggACATGCATCAGAATTtgaacaaataaatatttctattgatgataaaactttaaaattagaaGAGTGGTTGAAAAGTcctgaaaaaaaagaaccaTCAATTCAGTATGAACAACCATATAATAATGGATATTGGGAACCACAAATAATAACAAGAAAAGATATTCCACTTTATGAAGAAACATTTCCATATCCTTTAGATGTAACTACAGAACAt agaAGAGAGATGTGTAGAGCGggatatcattttttaatattaaatgatgTTTTTGCCTACCATCAAATGGATGAAAGAACATcagaaaacattttatttgtagCATCCGTTGTCCAGGGTGCAAGAATAGATTTAGTCAAAGCTCAGtcaatgttttataaaaaattaaataatttatatccAGAAACTAAAGATAAGTGTTTCGTTTAA